The Hippoglossus hippoglossus isolate fHipHip1 chromosome 2, fHipHip1.pri, whole genome shotgun sequence genome includes a region encoding these proteins:
- the wu:fa56d06 gene encoding uncharacterized protein wu:fa56d06: MFRSVLLLLAVSGLQAVPIAVPRGLQKTSSTYQLPDGFQMGTEHDTDIRRPIPDSYRQGTELSRRFLVDLNTGLVQDNIAVIRPSLGNGFGEMERRQWLTDEIPVDVPAQKNGGGWVRVEVHAANHLPDGFRQGTEPHMSILDGFRQGTEPHMSILDGFRQGTEPHMSILDGFRQGTEPHMSILDGFRQGTEPHMSILDGFRQGTKPLKSIPDGNRTP, encoded by the exons ATGTTCAGGTccgtgctgctgctcctggcaGTGTCAG GCCTCCAAGCCGTCCCAATCGCAGTCCCTCGAGGTCTGCAGAAGACATCTTCAACCTACCAGCTCCCCGATGGCTTTCAAATGGGCACCGAACACGACACTGACATCCGTCGACCCATTCCAGACAGCTACAGACAAGGTACTGAGCTCTCCAGAAGGTTCCTGGTTGACCTCAACACTGGCCTGGTGCAAGACAACATCG CTGTCATCCGCCCCTCTCTTGGGAATGGGtttggagagatggagagaagacagTGGCTGACAGATGAGA TCCCTGTTGATGTTCCAGCCCAGAAGAATGGTGGTGGTTGGGTGCGGGTGGAGGTACACGCTGCAAATCATCTCCCAGATGGTTTCAGACAGGGAACTGAACCTCACATGTCTATCCTAGATGGTTTCAGACAGGGAACTGAACCTCACATGTCTATCCTAGATGGTTTCAGACAGGGAACTGAACCTCACATGTCTATCCTAGATGGTTTCAGACAGGGAACTGAACCTCACATGTCTATCCTAGATGGTTTCAGACAGGGAACTGAACCTCACATGTCTATCCTAGATGGTTTCAGACAGGGAACCAAACCCCTTAAGTCTATCCCAGATG GGAACCGAACCCCTTAA
- the LOC117778606 gene encoding rho GTPase-activating protein 20-like, producing MDNMSPQQQQDSLSRGGAGQQENKRRMKSQSYRRQSAPSLVFTKALTRSKTVSRESFLLPLCPETCPLVQSFLAASDRSFLLHAHAQLKTGMQTQDRHLFLFDDLLVIAKAKSANHFKQKAQVRVCDMWTASCMDEVCEGSTNPERSFVMGWPTCNCGAMFSSAEQKERWLSLLKSRIKEEKEKEEPKTIPMRVYGKGINSFAVTKTLPVSNSDSTNEVIRLALQQFSIIGNVKDYQLWVISKRDNTPYPLIGHEFPFSIQMSHVRCSVSQGGRDASAPAADRQRALQAEQLQVSKQCQFILKPRPTETLQQVSADLFQKPFKRRRSLITWAFWRGSSSHLNELSLAPRGFLFGQPLSAVCVEDALPKPVMDMLAFLYHEGSWTRGIFRRPAGARAVRELRDTLDAGEFQLPLTRDHVFIIAGVFKDFLRSIPGSLLCSELHEEWMDVLEEEEEEEERVQDIQRMICRLPKGNALLLRHLLAVLQGIEGNAHENQMTSFNLSVCIAPSMLWPPGVPCSPEVEGEGAKKVCELVKFMIEHCQQILGEDPTSLFGGLPQKLNTDELGSESWKYPPTDSSYDSLENELDNSSGGSPGLCSRMQLRSKALQGSLDSILTFSDYDQDTDPDTHHDTHHTQADSPLGLKLNPLRRSRGRRRDPHLSSPTQDSPTMDASSTLDSLSLDGRHRQRRRSEPAIAYMTKFRPCVSGSTDGLTGEDEEDEEEPLKKPSIHTLAHTHSGGELNLHGGALGASSSSLSSTATSPAPTRSSLDSLDSLSSDHCAARRGIHPSTPCLPSNDTSASLSTSVGSALTSNESPELETIPKGSPPREALSWGTLRGCRGLHPNSWLRKDRRLSLTQQDNLEKEDEDKTGEGSTDMSLKLGKLVPEKGKAGERGGGKLVSSSQQKPKVSCKDTGGGGRVKQDSSSPPSHHRSTGNLHFPKSPLFHSSRKLSTSHASTASDISNQRSAAERDVSELKQPSTSLFYKHGPPSLSLFKRHKTHSVKGESNTKLHQRRVSEPGRQVVEQAATLGRARLPSDPGLKVSEVDPQGETSEARFCVSPCATKAVKDYFSSHRRSNPQSSQQVALALVESRREWLKRCNDPKAEPDFEQLLFAEESYV from the exons atggacaacatgtctccccagcagcagcaggacagccTCAGCCGAGGGGGAGCAgggcagcaggaaaacaaacgg cGGATGAAGTCTCAAAGTTATCGGCGTCAGTCGGCTCCGTCTCTGGTCTTCACCAAAGCTCTCACCAGGTCCAAGACCGTCTCCAG AGAGAGCTTCCTGCTTCCGCTGTGTCCAGAGACGTGTCCGTTGGTGCAGTCCTTCCTCGCCGCCTCTGATAGGTCCTTTCTTCTCCACGCACACGCTCAGTTGAAGACGGGGATGCAGACTCAGGACAGACACCTCTTCCTGTTTGATGACCTCCTGGTTATCGCCAAAGCAAA GTCAGCCAACCACTTCAAGCAGAAGGCccaggtgcgtgtgtgtgacatgtggACGGCGAGCTGCATGGACGAGGTGTGTGAGGGCAGCACCAACCCTGAGAGGAGCTTCGTCATGGGCTGGCCCACCTGCAACTGTGGTGCTATGTttag CTCAGCAGAACAGAAGGAGAGATGGCTCTCCCTCCTCAAAAG TCggataaaagaggagaaagagaaggaggagccTAAAACCATTCCAATGAGAGTGTACGGGAAGGGAATCAACTCCTTCGCTGTT ACCAAGACGCTTCCTGTCAGCAACTCAGACTCAACCAATGAGGTGATCCGACTGGCTCTGCAGCAGTTCAGCATCATC GGGAATGTGAAAGACTATCAGCTGTGGGTCATCTCGAAGAGGGACAACACTCCCTATCCTCTGATAG gtCATGAGTTTCCATTCAGCATCCAGATGAGTCACGTGAGATGCTCGGTGTCTCAGGGAGGCAGGGACGCCTCGGCACCAGCTGCGGACAGACAGAGGGCGCTGCAGgcggagcagctgcaggtgagcaAGCAGTGCCAGTTCATCCTGAAGCCTCGACCCACGGAAACGCTGCAGCAAGTATCTGCAG ACTTGTTTCAGAAGCCGTTTAAAAGGAGGCGGTCCCTCATCACCTGGGCGTTCTGGCGAggctcctcctcccacctcaaTGAGCTGTCACTTGCGCCCCGTGGCTTCCTGTTCGGACAGCCACTCAGCGCTGTTTGTGTAGAGGACGCTCTGCCGAAGCCGGTCATG GACATGTTGGCGTTCCTGTACCACGAGGGTTCGTGGACACGGGGGATCTTCCGGCGGCCGGCGGGGGCTCGGGCGGTCAGGGAGCTGCGGGACACTCTGGACGCCGGAGAGTTTCAACTTCCTCTGACCCGCGACCACGTCTTCATCATAGCCGGAGTCTTTAAG GATTTCCTGCGCAGCATCCCTGGCAGCTTGCTGTGTTCTGAACTACATgaagaatggatggatgttctggaggaagaggaggaggaggaagaacgtGTGCAGGACATACAGAG GATGATCTGTCGCCTGCCCAAAGGAAACGCCCTGCTGCTACGCCACCTGTTGGCCGTGCTGCAGGGCATCGAGGGGAACGCTCACGAGAACCAAATGACGAGTTTCAATTTATCGGTGTGCATCGCTCCCAGCATGCTTTGGCCTCCCGGAGTACCTTGTAGTCCTGAAGTGGAAGGAGAGGGAGCTAAGAAG GTGTGTGAACTGGTGAAGTTCATGATAGAACACTGTCAGCAGATCCTAGGAGAGGACCCCACCTCTCTGTTTGGAGGGCTGCCACAGAAGCTCAACACTGACGAGCTGGGATCAG AGTCCTGGAAGTACCCTCCGACCGACTCGTCCTACGACAGTCTGGAGAACGAGTTGGACAACAGCAGCGGAGGGTCGCCCGGTCTCTGCAGCCGAATGCAGCTTCGATCCAAAGCTCTGCAGGGCAGCCTGGACTCCATCCTCACGTTCAGCGACTACGACCAAGACACAGACCCGGATACACACCACGATACACACCACACCCAAGCAGACAGCCCACTTGGTCTGAAGCTAAACCCGCTGCGGAGATCAAGAGGCCGGAGACGGGACCCACACCTCTCCAGCCCCACCCAGGACTCACCGACCATGGACGCCTCCTCCACCCTGGACTCCCTGTCCCTGGATGGACGGCACAGACAGAGGCGGCGCTCAGAGCCGGCAATCGCATACATGACCAAGTTCCGGCCGTGTGTCTCAGGGAGTACCGACGGTCTCACTggtgaggatgaggaagatgaagaagagccTTTAAAGAAGCCAAGCAttcacacactcgctcacacacactctggaggCGAGCTGAACCTTCATGGAGGAGCTCTGGGAGccagctcctccagcctctcctcTACCGCCACCTCCCCTGCACCCACACGCTCCTCCCTGGATTCCCTTGACTCCCTAAGCAGTGACCACTGTGCAGCCAGACGGGGGATTCACCCGTCCACACCATGCCTGCCCTCCAACGATACCTCTGCATCGCTTTCCACCAGCGTCGGCTCCGCTCTGACCTCGAATGAGTCTCCGGAGCTGGAGACAATTCCCAAAGGCTCCCCACCCAGAGAAGCACTCAGCTGGGGGACTTTAAGAGGTTGCAGGGGCCTCCACCCAAATTCCTGGCTGAGGAAAGACCGGAGACTGTCACTGACCCAACAAGACAACTTAGAAAAAGAAGACGAGGACAAGACTGGG GAAGGATCCACCGATATGTCGCTCAAACTTGGCAAACTCGTCCCAGAGAAAGGAAAAGCAGgcgagaggggaggaggaaaacTGGTCTCCAGCAGCCAACAGAAGCCCAAAGTGTCCTGCAAAgatacaggaggaggaggacgtgttAAACAGGACTCATCCAGCCCCCCATCACACCACCGCTCTACAGGGAACCTCCACTTCCCTAAATCTCCCTTATTCCATAGCTCCAGGAAGCTCAGCACCAGCCACGCCTCTACAGCCAGTGACATCTCCAACCAGAGGAGTGCAGCTGAACGTGACGTGAGCGAGCTGAAGCAACCGTcaacatctttattttacaaGCACGGccctccatctctgtccctGTTTAAGCGACACAAGACTCACTCCGTTAAGGGCGAGAGTAACACCAAGCTCCATCAGCGCCGGGTGTCAGAGCCTGGACGACAGGTGGTGGAGCAAGCCGCCACCCTGGGCCGGGCGAGGCTGCCCAGCGACCCCGGACTGAAGGTGTCCGAGGTGGATCCGCAGGGCGAGACGTCGGAGGCACGTTTCTGTGTCTCGCCCTGTGCCACCAAAGCGGTGAAGGACTACTTCTCCTCGCACCGGCGCAGCAACCCCCAGagcagccagcaggtggcactcGCCCTGGTGGAGAGTCGCCGGGAGTGGCTGAAGAGATGCAACGACCCCAAGGCGGAGCCAGATTTCGAGCAGCTTCTCTTTGCCGAAGAATCCTACGTCTAA
- the LOC117775036 gene encoding adrenodoxin-like, translating into MALVTAMGRLLAPVRLGEYCRRTAAVAAVAPGSWLTGLRGFTSGTRPLRSDNKVTVNFINRDGEKVTVKGSPGDSLLDVVINEDLDFDGFGACEGTLACSTCHLIFDEDVYKNLGPVTDEELDMLDLAYGLSDTSRLGCQICLTKSLEGMVARVPESVADIRQSKDGSG; encoded by the exons ATGGCTTTGGTGACGGCGATGGGGAGGCTGCTGGCTCCCGTGCGGTTAGGGGAATACTGTCGGAGgacggcggcggtggcggcggtggCTCCGGGCTCCTGGCTGACCGGGCTGAGGGGCTTCACCAGCGGCACACGGCCGCTCAG GTCAGACAACAAGGTGACGGTTAACTTCATCAACAGAGACGGGGAGAAGGTCACGGTGAAGGGTTCCCCTGGAGACTCACTGCTCGATGTCGTCATTAACGAAGACCTGGATTTTGATGGCTTTG GAGCGTGTGAGGGAACGCTGGCGTGCTCTACGTGCCATCTAATATTTGACGAGGATGTTTACAAGAACCTGGGGCCTGTAACAGACGAGGAGCTGGACATGCTCGACTTAGCGTACGGCCTGTCTGACAC ATCTCGTCTGGGCTGTCAGATCTGCCTGACGAAGTCTCTGGAGGGAATGGTGGCCAGGGTCCCAGAGAGCGTAGCCGACATCCGACAAAGCAAAGACGGGTCTGGTTAA